One region of Natronolimnobius baerhuensis genomic DNA includes:
- a CDS encoding DUF2254 family protein, with the protein MGLKDDWPKWGALTLLLIGLSGATYCLNYTISGTGVSILNTLARAQAAIFAIVFSVLILGVQLSASSYSPRLASSFSSDPAYKWAVGIFAISIGFNIAVLFLIDLFSNFQLTVLVLTAFLLAVGAFWTMYEFVDETLEKTTPEGILNQISDNLTSEHIISVSEASTGDPTDRDPFLTLISVIRSSIEQSDRVSAKFGLDILADRINNLLKTGSEDIFEEESPVDESLEGVCVDQLAHIVEDAIDEDLTQTAVEVTSTAESIGETAIEEELERPLEHVLEGQSDLIDLLGFAPDEERVRREAIDTSRRLISDSIDAELWYPAAVGIRRLGWISATSVIKRDADQRQDERYTTLLINGFPKYLRDVLQSDKGLTEYQTTAWFYRSTGDVDPADLLSWACYESITELTSAAVRYEIKTDRQFLNWQHASHGWVEGFEELYESDLENLTQIWMGTALYLDYLESETGSNILNGADLKRLYMKDYGFTVDTIDAILDGDIDVRRRMDYYPGGPNPVDLGGINYTVPIIRDPDQTFQEFLEHQKSVYQTVGQSSGGRVGGFGDPDLDDLNDNKE; encoded by the coding sequence GTGGGGCTGAAGGACGATTGGCCGAAATGGGGGGCTCTCACTCTACTGCTGATCGGGTTATCCGGAGCTACCTACTGCCTCAATTACACAATCTCCGGCACTGGGGTATCGATTCTAAATACCTTGGCTAGGGCCCAGGCAGCGATTTTCGCTATTGTATTCTCTGTCCTCATCCTTGGTGTTCAGTTGTCTGCTTCCAGTTACTCACCACGGCTTGCCTCCTCGTTCAGCTCCGATCCAGCCTACAAATGGGCTGTTGGAATATTCGCTATCTCAATTGGCTTCAACATAGCCGTCCTCTTCCTCATTGATCTCTTTTCAAATTTTCAGTTGACCGTTTTGGTCCTCACAGCATTTCTCCTAGCCGTTGGCGCGTTCTGGACTATGTACGAATTCGTTGATGAAACACTTGAGAAAACGACTCCAGAAGGGATTCTCAATCAAATAAGTGATAATTTGACCTCTGAACACATAATCTCTGTATCAGAGGCTTCAACAGGAGATCCGACTGACCGAGATCCTTTCCTCACCCTGATCTCAGTCATTCGCTCTTCAATAGAACAATCTGATCGGGTTAGCGCCAAATTCGGATTAGATATACTCGCTGATCGAATTAACAACTTATTGAAAACGGGCTCAGAGGATATTTTCGAAGAAGAATCTCCCGTAGACGAATCATTGGAGGGCGTCTGCGTGGATCAACTAGCTCACATTGTTGAAGATGCCATAGATGAAGACTTGACCCAGACCGCGGTAGAAGTCACGAGTACAGCGGAGTCGATTGGTGAAACAGCGATTGAGGAGGAACTAGAACGGCCCCTTGAGCACGTTCTTGAGGGCCAAAGTGATCTAATCGACTTACTTGGATTTGCACCAGATGAGGAACGTGTTCGGCGGGAGGCTATCGACACGTCTCGTAGATTGATCTCGGATTCAATCGATGCTGAGTTGTGGTATCCGGCAGCGGTCGGAATCAGGAGATTGGGTTGGATATCTGCAACTTCAGTGATAAAACGTGATGCCGACCAGCGACAAGATGAACGGTACACCACTCTATTGATCAATGGGTTCCCGAAATATTTGAGGGATGTACTCCAGTCCGACAAAGGACTCACTGAATACCAGACTACCGCATGGTTCTATAGATCAACAGGAGATGTTGACCCAGCCGATTTGCTAAGTTGGGCATGCTACGAATCGATAACCGAATTAACCTCTGCGGCCGTAAGGTACGAGATCAAAACTGATAGACAGTTTCTCAACTGGCAGCACGCGAGCCACGGGTGGGTGGAAGGTTTCGAAGAACTATACGAGTCAGATCTAGAGAACCTGACTCAGATATGGATGGGGACAGCTCTCTACTTAGACTATCTTGAGTCAGAAACTGGCTCAAATATCTTGAATGGTGCTGATCTCAAGCGCCTATACATGAAGGACTATGGCTTTACAGTGGATACTATTGATGCTATTCTGGATGGAGACATTGACGTGAGAAGGCGGATGGACTATTACCCGGGAGGACCGAATCCGGTCGATCTTGGCGGCATTAACTATACTGTGCCGATTATCAGAGATCCCGACCAGACATTCCAAGAGTTCCTTGAACATCAGAAATCGGTTTATCAAACCGTAGGTCAATCATCAGGAGGACGTGTTGGTGGTTTTGGGGATCCTGATTTGGATGATTTGAACGACAATAAAGAGTGA
- a CDS encoding DUF7692 domain-containing protein, whose protein sequence is MRIRTDGDYAYRNSAIERAADFYDCNKTKAVVSACEDVPLLVAAARQVLERDDLTHEQRQEIAETLSTRVTSFKVKKAVTVDRD, encoded by the coding sequence ATGCGAATCAGAACTGACGGCGACTACGCCTACCGGAACAGCGCAATCGAGCGAGCAGCGGACTTCTACGACTGTAACAAGACGAAAGCCGTCGTCTCTGCTTGCGAGGACGTGCCCCTGCTCGTCGCAGCCGCACGCCAGGTCCTCGAGCGCGACGACCTCACGCACGAGCAGCGCCAAGAGATCGCCGAGACACTGAGTACTCGAGTGACGAGTTTCAAGGTCAAGAAGGCCGTAACCGTTGATCGGGACTAG
- a CDS encoding DUF7845 domain-containing protein, translating into MSQVETTPHEIEGRWKWPDWGRGPYDALSSVMLGDPFEGYLELNVEIDGEPWLLKVKYSQSGFAPRLSDGINAERLYEWDIVGRGRGERKASFNISPRFPDMRHWETGEPINLPWENQMGEVDGVDVEFHLSNIEADRGLELLPAFFEEIFEHAGERINSEYLRAEPHEASRMWAYERYVRIQREWAEKLSSAGVLQKVVHYLSDLEGIKAELHLDNKEVINHQNRLFLDPASASELLPGHTYGRKFEIYQLKDPDAVSKDHPSYHPKVEVLVNKANNDGNAWAWADRHEVTEQIEETLLNALHWEDIPLAPDGSGVYVADDHFDAVARDDPVELYEDPTPRLESKTDHLLMTTLRDMSDTAREVTETVATDGHGTVDGLADELGKHPATIYRAIEDLGDILELDQGEISFRARKYQEELRALVESAEYAIESFADRIQHVMGLADHVAESSPFQQWLAENGAKIDFDEQGNPKKLRVDAVLSMLKGDSLENAREVAQEAIDAWRHSGNDVVLFSQVPMIWRTPGGGQDSRRVGSLADW; encoded by the coding sequence ATGAGCCAGGTCGAAACGACGCCCCACGAGATCGAGGGTCGCTGGAAGTGGCCCGACTGGGGTCGCGGTCCCTACGACGCGCTCTCGTCGGTCATGCTCGGTGATCCGTTCGAAGGCTACCTCGAGTTGAACGTCGAGATCGACGGCGAGCCGTGGCTGTTGAAAGTCAAGTACAGCCAGTCCGGGTTCGCGCCGCGGCTGAGCGACGGAATCAACGCCGAACGCCTGTACGAGTGGGATATCGTTGGGCGCGGGCGCGGCGAGCGAAAAGCGTCGTTCAACATCTCGCCCCGATTCCCGGACATGCGCCACTGGGAGACCGGCGAGCCGATCAACCTCCCCTGGGAAAACCAAATGGGCGAGGTCGACGGTGTCGACGTCGAATTCCACCTGAGTAACATCGAAGCCGACCGCGGCCTCGAGTTGTTGCCAGCGTTTTTCGAAGAGATCTTCGAGCACGCCGGCGAGCGAATCAATTCCGAGTACTTGCGGGCAGAGCCGCACGAAGCCAGCCGAATGTGGGCGTACGAACGCTATGTTCGTATCCAGCGTGAATGGGCTGAGAAACTGTCTTCGGCGGGTGTGCTGCAGAAGGTCGTTCACTATCTCTCCGACCTGGAGGGAATCAAAGCCGAGTTGCATCTGGATAATAAGGAGGTGATCAACCACCAGAATCGGCTGTTTCTCGACCCTGCGTCGGCCAGCGAGCTACTGCCGGGACACACCTACGGACGAAAGTTCGAGATCTACCAGCTGAAAGACCCCGATGCGGTGTCGAAAGACCACCCGTCGTATCACCCGAAAGTCGAGGTCTTAGTGAACAAGGCGAACAACGACGGGAATGCATGGGCATGGGCTGACAGACACGAAGTCACCGAGCAGATCGAAGAGACGCTACTGAACGCGCTGCATTGGGAGGATATTCCGCTGGCACCCGATGGCAGCGGCGTGTACGTCGCTGACGATCACTTCGACGCCGTCGCCCGTGACGATCCAGTCGAACTCTACGAAGACCCGACACCCCGACTCGAGTCGAAGACCGATCACCTGCTAATGACCACGCTGCGGGATATGAGCGACACCGCTCGCGAAGTGACCGAGACGGTCGCGACGGATGGACACGGCACTGTCGACGGGCTGGCCGACGAGTTGGGCAAGCACCCGGCGACGATCTACCGCGCCATCGAGGATCTTGGAGACATCCTCGAGCTTGACCAAGGCGAGATCTCGTTCCGAGCGCGCAAGTACCAAGAGGAACTGCGCGCGCTCGTCGAGTCGGCCGAGTACGCAATCGAGAGTTTCGCCGACCGAATTCAGCACGTGATGGGCCTGGCCGATCACGTCGCCGAGTCGTCGCCGTTCCAGCAGTGGCTTGCCGAGAACGGCGCTAAAATCGACTTTGACGAGCAGGGCAACCCGAAGAAGCTCCGTGTTGACGCCGTGCTGTCGATGCTGAAAGGCGATAGCCTCGAGAACGCCCGCGAGGTCGCACAGGAAGCAATCGACGCCTGGCGGCACTCAGGGAACGACGTCGTGCTGTTCAGTCAGGTGCCGATGATCTGGCGGACACCTGGCGGCGGACAAGACAGCCGACGAGTCGGTTCGCTCGCCGACTGGTAG